TCTGTCAAGGATATCAAGGGGGAAATCCTTTCTATTTCCCAGTTTACCCTCTTTGCAGATACCAAGAAAGGCAATCGTCCAGCCTTTACAGGTGCCGCCAAGCCGGATATGGCAGCTGCCTTCTATGAGGCTTTCAACCAAAAGCTAGCTCAGGAAGTCCCTGTTCAGACAGGTATTTTTGGAGCGGATATGCAGGTGGAGCTGGTCAATGATGGGCCAGTTACCATCATTCTTGATACTAAAAATAGATAAGAAAACCAAGCCCAGTTGGCTTGGTTTTTGTTTATAGACACTCCCAGAAGGCGATGTGTTTGTTGTAAAAGTCGGGATAGTTTTCTCTTAGGTGGCTAGCCGTCATATAATATAAAGTAGAATGACAGGAAGTAAAGACTGGAGTAAGAGAGTAGAAATATTGAGGGCCAGTGATAGCTAAAAAGACAAATAATAGAAGGTCAACGGAGAGAATCCATAAGTAGTAGAGGCGAATTTTTTTGTTCATCTGAGGATAAATCTCAGAGAACTGTTTTTTGAGTCGGAAGACTAAGCGAGACAGCAGTAGTCCCTGAGCAAGGATGAAAATAAAACCAGACAGCAGGAGCCAGTCTACAGAGAGATCGGTTTTGGAGATAAAAATTGCTAATAGTAGCAAATCACTGACTGCAATGGCTGCGAAGTGTAGTCTAAAGAGTTTTTTCATAGGATGACCTCCCTCTTTTATCTAGCTTCATTCTACACCAAATGAATGGGAGTTGCAACTAACATAATAAAAAATCCCTGAAAGGAATTTCTTTCAGGAATAAGGGGTTAGTTGATTTTTTCGACATAGAGTTGTTTGGCGATATCCATACTAACTTGGAGGTCTTCGTCTTTGTTGACCAGAGTAAAGCTATTGGAAAAGCCATCAAACTGCTTGACATGGACTTGGTCACCGATATGAATTGCGTGCTTTTCTAGATATTTGAGTAGTTCAAAACTATCATGAACACGAGTCAGGAGATAGGTTCCAGCTTCCTGGACGGCTGCTAGTGGCAGGTTATTGATTTCAACCAAGAGTTCTCCCTCGGCTGGTATGGTTCCACCGTGGGGGCAGGTTTGAGGGAAACCAAGCAGTTTATCCAGTCTCTTTACAAAAAGGTCGGAGACAGTGTGTTCTAGGACCTCAGCTTCTTCGTGGATCTGATCGCTAGTATAGTCCAAATGGTGAACTAGAAAGACTTCAATCAAACGGTGTTTACGATAGAGCTCAGAGACCAGTTTGAGACCAATATCTGTTAATAGATAGCCATTCTCCTTATCCTTGAGGATGAGATTTTCACTTTTCATGCGTTTGATCATCTCTGTTACAGCAGGCGGAGAGACCTGCATACGGGCAGCAATTTCTTTGTTGGTGATTTTTTGCATGTCCGTACCGATTTCATAAATACATTTTAAATAATCTTCTTTATTTGGAGTCATTCGTTTCCTCTTGTTCATTCTCTCCATCTAGTATACCAAAAAAAGCTAGATTTCTCTAGCTTTCTGTCATAATGCTTGTGATTTTAGTCTAGTTCTTTAACTGCAGCAATAGCAGCTTCAAAGTCTGGCTCCGTGTTGATATTGTCAACGTATTCTACATAACGGATGACATTGTCAGCATCGAGAACAAAGACGGCACGTGCAAGGAGATGCCATTCGTTAATCAAGAGGGCATAATCACGTCCGAAAGAATGGTCAAAGTAGTCTGAAAGCATGATGGCATTGTCAAGACCTTCAGCCCCGCACCAGCGTCCTTGGGCAAATGGTAGGTCCATAGAAACGGTAAGAACGACGGTGTTGTCAAGGTTGGCAAGTTCTTGGTTGAAGCGACGTGTTTGCGTTGAGCAGACACCAGTATCGATAGAAGGGACAACACTCAAGACTTTTTTCTTTCCATCAAAGTCAGCTAGCGTTTTTTTAGAGAGATCGGTTGTTGTAAGAGAAAAGTCAAGTGCCTTGTCTCCGACTTGCAGTTGTTTACCTGTAAAAGTTACAGGATTTCCGAGAAAAGTGGTCATGAAACTACTCCATTCTTTTTTCTTTCATTTTACCGAGAATTATCAGATTTTTCCAATGATTTGACCGGAAAGTGTAAAAAAACGCCAATTCGGTGAGAATGACGTTTTTAATGGATTATTTTGACAAACCTTCAGCAATCTTGTCAAGGTTGTATTTCATCATGTTGTAGTAGCTGTCACCTTCTTTACCTTCTTCAGCGATTGAGTCAGTAAAGATTTGTGCGTAAATTGGGATATTTGTGTCTTGTGAAACAGTCTTCATTGGACGGTCATCGACACTTGATTCAACAAAGAGTGATGGAACTTTTGTTTGGCGAAGT
This window of the Streptococcus sp. D7B5 genome carries:
- the dtd gene encoding D-aminoacyl-tRNA deacylase, giving the protein MKIIIQRVKKAQVSIGGQVRGKINQGLLLLVGVGPEDQEEDLDYAVRKLVNMRIFSDEEGKMNLSVKDIKGEILSISQFTLFADTKKGNRPAFTGAAKPDMAAAFYEAFNQKLAQEVPVQTGIFGADMQVELVNDGPVTIILDTKNR
- a CDS encoding metal-dependent transcriptional regulator is translated as MTPNKEDYLKCIYEIGTDMQKITNKEIAARMQVSPPAVTEMIKRMKSENLILKDKENGYLLTDIGLKLVSELYRKHRLIEVFLVHHLDYTSDQIHEEAEVLEHTVSDLFVKRLDKLLGFPQTCPHGGTIPAEGELLVEINNLPLAAVQEAGTYLLTRVHDSFELLKYLEKHAIHIGDQVHVKQFDGFSNSFTLVNKDEDLQVSMDIAKQLYVEKIN
- the tpx gene encoding thiol peroxidase, encoding MTTFLGNPVTFTGKQLQVGDKALDFSLTTTDLSKKTLADFDGKKKVLSVVPSIDTGVCSTQTRRFNQELANLDNTVVLTVSMDLPFAQGRWCGAEGLDNAIMLSDYFDHSFGRDYALLINEWHLLARAVFVLDADNVIRYVEYVDNINTEPDFEAAIAAVKELD